A genomic segment from Roseibium algicola encodes:
- the otnK gene encoding 3-oxo-tetronate kinase — protein sequence MKLGVIADDFTGASDIALMLSEGGMTAAQYVGVPDVPALASVDAGIISLKSRTIPAAQAVAQSLRACDWLTDQGCKQIVFKICSTFDSTDEGNIGPVAEALADRLGETCVIVCPAFPENGRTVYQGHLFVADRLLSESGMRHHPLTPMGDPDIRRVLARQTSWAVGHVSLDHVADGPAAINLACPADGKSMVIVDAIRNDDLATIGRAIAARKLLVGGSGLALGLPKNFGHAPAAANWTGHSGKAVVLSGSCSMATRAQVARYKAIAPSRELTVDDIMAKTLSVQEIAGWVLRQDASPLLYSSADPEVVGAAQQKYGREKSATAIEQFFSDLAASLFSAGVSRMVVAGGETSGAVVSGLGANTLDIGPKIAPGVPALKVSGQPLALALKSGNFGGPNFFSEALSVLETSR from the coding sequence ATGAAGCTGGGCGTGATCGCGGATGATTTTACCGGAGCCTCCGACATTGCATTGATGCTGTCGGAAGGCGGCATGACGGCGGCTCAATATGTCGGTGTACCCGATGTTCCGGCACTTGCGTCGGTGGACGCCGGCATCATCAGTCTGAAGTCCCGAACGATCCCAGCTGCACAGGCCGTTGCCCAGTCTCTGCGAGCCTGCGACTGGCTGACCGATCAGGGATGCAAGCAGATTGTCTTCAAGATCTGTTCGACGTTCGATTCGACCGACGAAGGCAATATCGGCCCGGTGGCGGAAGCCCTTGCCGACAGGCTTGGCGAGACATGTGTGATCGTCTGCCCGGCCTTTCCGGAAAACGGACGAACCGTCTACCAGGGACATCTCTTCGTCGCAGACAGGCTTTTGAGCGAAAGCGGCATGCGCCACCATCCGTTGACGCCAATGGGCGACCCGGACATCCGGCGCGTGCTGGCTCGTCAGACGTCCTGGGCAGTCGGTCATGTCTCCCTCGATCACGTGGCAGATGGTCCGGCCGCAATCAACCTCGCCTGCCCTGCCGACGGCAAGTCGATGGTGATTGTGGATGCAATCCGCAACGATGATCTTGCCACCATTGGGCGGGCAATCGCGGCACGAAAGCTTCTTGTCGGGGGCTCGGGCTTGGCACTCGGCTTGCCCAAGAACTTTGGCCACGCGCCTGCGGCAGCGAACTGGACCGGACATTCGGGCAAAGCCGTGGTTCTGTCCGGTTCATGTTCAATGGCAACTCGCGCCCAGGTGGCGCGCTACAAAGCCATTGCTCCCTCGCGTGAACTGACTGTCGATGACATCATGGCAAAGACACTGTCGGTGCAGGAAATCGCCGGCTGGGTACTTCGCCAGGACGCATCACCCCTGCTTTATTCCTCCGCCGACCCGGAGGTGGTGGGTGCTGCCCAACAAAAATACGGCAGGGAAAAAAGCGCGACGGCGATTGAGCAGTTTTTTTCCGATCTGGCTGCGTCACTGTTCAGCGCCGGTGTCAGCCGAATGGTGGTCGCCGGCGGCGAAACGTCAGGGGCCGTTGTTTCCGGTCTCGGGGCAAACACGCTGGATATCGGTCCGAAGATTGCGCCGGGTGTTCCCGCGCTCAAGGTGAGCGGTCAGCCGCTGGCGCTGGCGCTGAAATCCGGCAACTTCGGTGGACCGAACTTCTTCTCCGAGGCGCTCAGCGTTCTGGAGACAAGCCGATGA
- the otnC gene encoding 3-oxo-tetronate 4-phosphate decarboxylase has product MSESATTREQICLMAKSMFDRGLTHGSTGNLSVRLSDGTLLVTPTGSSMGFLDPARISHLSVQGELLSGDRPTKEIPLHTAFYETRHSAGAVVHLHSCHSVALSLLPEIDPDNVLPPLTAYGIMQLGKVKLLPFFVPGDPAMGDAVRGLAGRRSAVLLANHGPVVAGRDLAAAVHAMEELEATARLALLLRGTAAAALNPDQIGRIVERYDVDWI; this is encoded by the coding sequence ATGAGCGAAAGCGCAACCACCCGCGAACAGATTTGCCTGATGGCAAAATCGATGTTCGACCGTGGTTTGACACATGGATCGACCGGCAATCTCTCCGTTCGTCTGTCGGATGGCACATTGCTCGTTACCCCGACCGGCTCCTCCATGGGGTTTCTGGACCCGGCCCGGATCAGCCATCTTTCTGTTCAGGGCGAACTGCTTTCGGGTGACAGGCCGACGAAGGAAATCCCGCTTCACACGGCCTTTTACGAGACCCGCCATTCGGCAGGTGCGGTCGTGCATCTGCATTCGTGCCACTCGGTCGCGCTTTCCCTGTTGCCGGAGATCGATCCGGACAACGTTCTGCCACCCCTGACGGCCTACGGGATCATGCAGCTCGGCAAGGTGAAGCTTCTGCCGTTTTTCGTGCCGGGAGATCCGGCAATGGGAGACGCGGTCCGAGGACTTGCAGGCCGTCGTTCTGCCGTTCTGCTGGCCAACCACGGGCCCGTTGTTGCCGGCCGGGATCTGGCCGCCGCCGTCCATGCCATGGAAGAGCTGGAAGCAACAGCCAGACTTGCCCTTCTGCTTCGCGGCACTGCCGCAGCGGCGCTCAATCCGGACCAGATCGGCCGGATCGTCGAGCGCTACGACGTTGATTGGATTTGA
- a CDS encoding isocitrate/isopropylmalate dehydrogenase family protein: MKIALIKGDGIGVDVAEAAIAVLETALKHTGEPAPRYDEIQAGAGYFKETGLDIEDGGEERAGLADAIFLGAIGLPSIRHANGTEISPHLRLRDRFGLYAGVRPVKAYPNAPQRLADPRAAGIDLVILRESTEGLFYSAAAHKRSLVVNDDEVQDVLRITRKTTTKLHRFAFNLARKRRERGHPGRLTCVDKANVFTSLAFFRQIFDEVKSEFADVPVGYNYVDAQALDLVRKPWEFDVLVMENMFGDILSDLAGGLVGGMGMAACGEIGDTTGLFQPAHGSAPDIMGEDKANPLAAILSAALMLDYLADKLDKPSLADAADLINCAVDTGFQENVLRPMEFGGDMGTRAVTNQLLTLIGSSTAIRRSASA; this comes from the coding sequence ATGAAAATTGCCCTGATAAAAGGTGACGGTATTGGCGTCGATGTGGCGGAAGCAGCCATTGCCGTGCTGGAAACAGCCTTGAAGCACACGGGAGAACCCGCGCCCCGCTATGACGAGATCCAGGCAGGGGCGGGTTACTTCAAGGAGACTGGCCTCGACATCGAAGACGGCGGAGAGGAACGCGCGGGGCTTGCCGATGCAATTTTCCTTGGAGCCATCGGCCTTCCCTCGATCCGGCATGCAAACGGCACGGAGATCTCGCCGCATTTGCGCCTGCGCGATCGCTTTGGGCTTTATGCGGGTGTTCGCCCGGTCAAAGCCTACCCCAACGCACCGCAAAGGCTCGCCGATCCGCGCGCTGCCGGTATCGATCTCGTTATCCTGCGGGAATCTACCGAAGGGCTGTTCTACTCTGCAGCGGCACACAAGCGCAGCCTCGTAGTCAATGATGACGAAGTGCAGGACGTTTTGCGCATCACGCGCAAAACCACCACCAAGCTGCATCGCTTTGCATTCAACCTTGCCCGCAAACGGCGCGAGCGCGGCCATCCGGGCAGGCTCACCTGTGTCGACAAGGCGAATGTGTTCACCTCTCTGGCCTTCTTCCGCCAGATCTTCGACGAAGTGAAATCGGAATTTGCAGACGTGCCTGTCGGCTACAATTACGTCGACGCACAAGCGCTCGACCTGGTGCGCAAGCCCTGGGAGTTCGACGTTCTGGTGATGGAAAACATGTTCGGCGACATTCTTTCGGACCTTGCCGGTGGCCTGGTGGGTGGCATGGGCATGGCCGCCTGTGGGGAGATCGGCGACACCACCGGATTGTTTCAGCCTGCCCACGGCAGTGCCCCCGACATCATGGGAGAAGACAAGGCCAACCCGCTGGCCGCGATCTTGAGTGCTGCGTTGATGCTGGACTATCTCGCCGACAAGTTGGACAAGCCCTCCCTTGCCGATGCCGCAGACCTGATCAATTGCGCAGTCGACACCGGCTTTCAGGAAAATGTGTTGCGACCGATGGAATTCGGAGGTGACATGGGAACCAGGGCGGTCACGAACCAGCTGCTTACGCTTATCGGTTCATCGACTGCGATCAGAAGGTCTGCCAGCGCCTAG
- a CDS encoding LacI family DNA-binding transcriptional regulator — protein MSEPGERPATIEDVAKLAGVSIATVSRALRSPEKVAESTRKKVTAAIARTGYTANAMAQNLRMQRSQMVLVLASSIADPNFAGILTGLEKAANDRGYGVLIGNTEGTSGLEQNYLRFLSTGMADGLVLLTGHIPVAGQPQTPLTNLPPIVATERPVSNPEISYVGVDDVAASKVATEYLISLGHRRITYISGGPADIRSDLRHSGYLQGLRESPEALHDWRVEGDGSSESGRAAVERLFIKDDLPTAFFCFNDNTAIGVISALQLRGYRVPEDFSVLGFDDIPFANNFTPGLTTIRQPRQHIGEKAMTILLDRLANRSLETRTHLLHGDLIVRESCGGISRKLK, from the coding sequence ATGAGCGAACCGGGCGAGCGGCCGGCGACCATTGAAGACGTTGCGAAACTGGCGGGCGTATCCATCGCGACCGTCAGCAGGGCCTTGCGCTCGCCGGAGAAGGTTGCCGAGAGCACGCGCAAGAAGGTTACGGCCGCCATTGCCCGAACCGGCTACACCGCCAATGCCATGGCGCAGAACCTGCGCATGCAGCGCTCGCAGATGGTGCTGGTGCTGGCGTCTTCCATTGCTGATCCAAACTTTGCCGGCATTCTGACAGGGCTGGAAAAGGCGGCAAACGACCGTGGTTATGGTGTCCTCATCGGCAACACCGAAGGTACCAGCGGACTGGAGCAGAACTACCTGCGTTTCCTGTCGACGGGCATGGCCGACGGGCTTGTCTTGCTGACAGGACATATTCCGGTTGCCGGGCAGCCACAAACACCGCTCACCAACCTGCCGCCGATCGTTGCGACCGAGCGTCCGGTCTCGAATCCCGAAATCAGCTACGTTGGCGTGGATGATGTCGCGGCCTCCAAGGTGGCGACCGAATATCTGATCTCCCTGGGGCATCGGCGGATCACCTATATTTCCGGCGGGCCCGCCGACATCCGCAGCGATCTTCGCCATTCCGGATATCTGCAAGGGTTGAGAGAATCACCCGAGGCACTGCACGACTGGCGCGTGGAGGGCGACGGCTCCAGCGAGAGCGGGCGTGCCGCCGTCGAACGGCTGTTCATCAAGGACGACCTGCCGACCGCATTCTTCTGTTTCAACGACAACACGGCGATCGGGGTCATCTCGGCACTTCAACTGCGTGGCTACCGCGTCCCGGAAGATTTCTCCGTGCTTGGTTTCGACGACATTCCCTTTGCCAACAATTTCACGCCCGGATTGACGACAATTCGCCAACCCCGGCAACATATCGGCGAAAAGGCCATGACAATCCTGCTTGATCGCCTTGCGAACCGGTCCTTGGAAACGCGCACTCATCTGCTGCACGGGGATCTCATCGTGCGCGAGAGCTGTGGTGGCATTTCCCGCAAGCTGAAGTGA
- a CDS encoding sugar ABC transporter ATP-binding protein, translating into MSVDTTAPAAVIEAVNISKSFGPVPVLFSVSMDVRPGEVHALIGENGAGKSTLMKILSGFHDPTSGQIRLDGKQTDLPANGGAEKLGVVLIHQELNLAEQMTVEENVFLGREIKSNGFLDKAAMQATVRKYLDEIGLDISPTDRISDLTIAQKQMVEIVKAVSRNARILIMDEPTAVLTEEETQVFFRQVEKLKESGVGIVFVSHKLNEVKEIADRVTILRDGQWIDTRASSDLTPDMMAQMMVGRELSDLYPPMHEADVDAELVLEVQNLRAPSVDNVSFSLRKGEILGFSGLIGSGRTAVFETICGLAPFEAGTIRLFGRDTGPMTVAQARDLGLAYLTKDRKEKGLLLDKKMRPNLTLFALPKFVRNFGLDSRAEEDALNRAIRRFDVRARDKEITVGKLSGGNQQKLLLAKIMECDPKIVIIDEPTRGIDVGTKQQIYHFIAALAAEGVSVVVISSEMPEIIGICHRVVVMREGHITGVLTGDHINENEIMRYAAGLKREELH; encoded by the coding sequence ATGAGCGTGGACACCACTGCTCCGGCAGCGGTCATCGAGGCCGTGAACATCAGCAAATCCTTTGGGCCGGTTCCCGTGCTGTTCAGTGTCAGCATGGACGTCCGCCCTGGCGAGGTTCATGCCCTGATCGGCGAGAACGGCGCCGGCAAGTCGACGCTGATGAAAATCCTCTCCGGGTTTCATGATCCGACCTCCGGCCAGATCCGTCTCGACGGCAAGCAGACCGACCTGCCCGCGAACGGCGGCGCAGAGAAACTCGGCGTCGTGCTGATCCACCAGGAGCTCAACCTCGCCGAACAGATGACGGTAGAGGAAAACGTGTTCCTCGGCCGCGAGATCAAATCCAACGGTTTTCTGGACAAGGCGGCCATGCAGGCAACCGTCCGGAAGTATCTGGACGAGATCGGCCTCGACATTTCCCCGACCGATCGCATTTCCGACCTTACCATCGCCCAGAAGCAGATGGTCGAGATCGTCAAGGCTGTCAGCCGGAACGCCCGCATCCTGATCATGGACGAACCAACCGCCGTTCTGACCGAGGAAGAAACCCAGGTTTTCTTCCGTCAGGTGGAAAAGCTGAAAGAAAGCGGCGTCGGCATCGTGTTCGTTTCGCACAAGCTCAACGAGGTGAAGGAGATTGCCGACCGCGTCACCATCCTGCGTGACGGTCAGTGGATCGACACGCGTGCCTCCAGCGACCTGACGCCGGACATGATGGCCCAGATGATGGTTGGCCGGGAGCTTTCCGATCTCTACCCGCCCATGCATGAGGCAGACGTCGATGCAGAGCTCGTTCTGGAAGTCCAAAACCTGCGTGCGCCGTCCGTCGACAACGTCAGCTTCAGCCTGCGCAAGGGCGAGATATTGGGCTTTTCGGGTCTGATCGGCTCCGGCAGGACCGCAGTCTTCGAGACGATTTGCGGCCTTGCGCCGTTTGAAGCAGGAACCATCAGGCTTTTTGGACGCGACACCGGCCCCATGACCGTCGCGCAGGCACGTGACCTTGGTTTGGCCTATCTCACCAAGGACCGGAAAGAAAAAGGACTGCTTCTCGACAAGAAGATGCGGCCAAACCTGACCCTGTTCGCCCTACCGAAATTCGTCCGCAATTTCGGTCTCGACAGCAGGGCGGAAGAAGACGCGCTCAACCGTGCCATCCGCCGCTTCGACGTTCGGGCCCGCGACAAGGAAATCACGGTCGGCAAGCTGTCGGGCGGCAACCAGCAGAAGCTGCTGCTCGCCAAGATCATGGAATGCGACCCGAAGATCGTCATCATCGATGAACCGACCCGCGGTATCGATGTCGGCACGAAACAACAGATCTACCACTTCATCGCAGCCCTTGCCGCCGAAGGGGTTTCGGTCGTGGTCATCTCTTCGGAGATGCCGGAAATCATCGGTATTTGCCATCGGGTGGTGGTGATGCGCGAAGGCCATATCACCGGAGTTCTGACCGGCGATCACATCAACGAAAACGAAATCATGCGCTACGCCGCCGGGCTGAAACGGGAGGAACTCCATTGA
- a CDS encoding ABC transporter permease, which produces MMTASDDTAAKPAKRSSIDFKTIGPAVALLILCIIGFLLNPAFVSEGNLTNLLTRSAFIGIIAVGATFVITAGGIDLSVGSMAAAISGVMIIIMNNAVETMGSGVPTVLLGCGLAIVLGIGAGWVNGALTTKGKIEAFIVTLGTMGIYRSLVTYFADGGTLSLNFDIRGTYRPVYYDTFLGLPFPVWVFIAVAICGWLLLNRTAFGRYCTAIGSNEAVARYSAINVDRVKTLTYVIQGLCVSFATIIYVPRLGSASASTGVLWELEAIAAVIIGGTVLKGGYGRIGGTILGALILTTIGNILNFTDVISNYLNGTMQGLIIIVAVFLQRSDWKLRKSK; this is translated from the coding sequence ATGATGACCGCGTCTGACGATACAGCGGCCAAGCCGGCCAAGAGGTCTTCCATAGACTTCAAGACGATTGGCCCCGCAGTTGCCCTTCTGATCCTTTGCATCATCGGCTTTCTGCTGAACCCTGCCTTCGTCAGCGAAGGCAATCTGACCAACCTACTGACCCGCTCTGCCTTCATCGGCATCATTGCTGTCGGGGCGACCTTCGTCATCACCGCCGGAGGCATCGATCTGTCTGTGGGGTCCATGGCGGCAGCCATTTCCGGTGTCATGATCATCATCATGAACAACGCCGTCGAGACCATGGGCAGCGGCGTTCCGACAGTTCTGCTCGGCTGCGGCCTTGCCATCGTGCTGGGCATCGGGGCCGGCTGGGTGAACGGTGCCCTGACCACCAAGGGCAAGATCGAAGCCTTCATCGTGACGCTCGGCACCATGGGCATCTATCGCTCGCTGGTGACCTACTTTGCCGATGGCGGAACCCTGTCGCTCAACTTCGATATTCGCGGAACCTACCGGCCCGTCTATTACGACACGTTTCTGGGCCTGCCCTTCCCTGTCTGGGTGTTCATCGCGGTTGCCATCTGCGGCTGGCTGCTGCTGAACCGCACCGCGTTCGGCCGCTATTGCACGGCCATCGGTTCGAACGAGGCTGTCGCCAGATATTCGGCGATCAACGTGGACCGTGTGAAGACGCTTACCTATGTCATCCAGGGCCTGTGCGTTTCCTTTGCCACCATCATTTACGTGCCCCGCCTCGGCTCGGCGTCCGCGTCCACCGGCGTGTTGTGGGAACTTGAGGCGATCGCCGCGGTCATTATCGGCGGTACGGTGCTGAAGGGTGGGTATGGCCGGATCGGCGGCACCATCCTTGGTGCGCTCATTCTCACCACCATCGGCAACATTTTGAACTTCACCGATGTGATCTCGAATTACCTGAATGGAACCATGCAGGGCCTGATCATCATCGTCGCAGTGTTTCTTCAGCGCAGTGACTGGAAGCTCCGCAAGAGCAAGTAA
- a CDS encoding substrate-binding domain-containing protein, with protein MAALKEEAMLMKKALGVIAVTGALAFAGAAVAQEKIKIGVSYPTPTHAWAAGMNWHAEQAEKRLEALYPDVDLILVNSPDPEAQASALEDLVSVHQIKALVVLPFESEPLTDPVLNVKKSGAWITVVDRGLSQPGIEDLYVAGNNPELGRVSAQYMKTRLKDGDNIVILRGIPTVIDNERFDAFMAEIEGSGINVLDHKHANWNRDDGFEVMQDFLSRFPDIDAVWAQDDDIAIGVVAALKQAGRDGDGMFVVGGAGMKETIKAIMDGDTLIPVDVLYPPAMIATAMDQTVAAFKSNGPVAGRYILGATLITPENAENYYFPDSPF; from the coding sequence ATGGCAGCATTGAAGGAGGAAGCAATGCTCATGAAGAAAGCTTTGGGAGTGATCGCGGTAACCGGTGCGCTGGCCTTTGCGGGCGCTGCGGTTGCACAGGAAAAAATCAAGATCGGCGTCAGCTATCCGACCCCGACCCATGCCTGGGCAGCCGGCATGAACTGGCACGCGGAACAAGCGGAAAAGCGGCTTGAGGCGCTTTACCCGGATGTCGATCTCATCCTGGTGAACTCGCCGGATCCGGAAGCACAGGCAAGTGCCCTGGAAGACCTGGTCTCCGTTCACCAGATCAAAGCCCTGGTGGTTCTGCCGTTCGAATCCGAACCGCTGACCGACCCGGTGCTGAACGTCAAGAAATCCGGTGCATGGATCACGGTCGTCGACCGCGGCCTCAGCCAGCCGGGCATCGAAGACCTTTATGTGGCCGGCAACAACCCGGAACTGGGCCGTGTATCCGCCCAGTACATGAAGACCCGTCTGAAGGACGGCGACAACATCGTCATCCTGCGCGGTATTCCGACGGTCATCGACAATGAACGCTTCGACGCGTTCATGGCGGAAATCGAAGGCTCCGGCATCAACGTGCTCGACCACAAGCACGCCAACTGGAACCGCGACGACGGCTTTGAAGTGATGCAGGACTTCCTGTCCCGCTTCCCGGACATCGACGCGGTCTGGGCCCAGGACGACGACATCGCCATTGGCGTGGTTGCCGCCCTGAAACAGGCTGGCCGTGACGGCGACGGCATGTTCGTCGTTGGCGGTGCCGGCATGAAGGAAACCATCAAGGCAATCATGGATGGCGACACCCTCATTCCGGTCGACGTTCTCTATCCGCCGGCAATGATCGCCACCGCCATGGACCAGACGGTTGCAGCCTTCAAGTCCAATGGTCCGGTTGCCGGCCGCTACATTCTCGGTGCGACGCTGATCACGCCGGAAAATGCTGAAAACTACTACTTCCCGGATTCGCCCTTCTAA
- a CDS encoding sugar phosphate isomerase/epimerase family protein: MKTIKGPALFLAQFAGDEAPFNSWASITKWAADCGYLGVQVPSWDSRLIDLEKAASSKTYCDEFIGTARENGVEITELSTHLQGQLVAVHPAYDTAFDGFAAPHVHGNPAARQAWAVDQVKLALAASRNLGISAHATFSGALAWPYVYPWPQRPAGLIETAFDELARRWRPILDYAEEMGVDVCYEIHPGEDLHDGITFEMFLERVNGHDRCKMLYDPSHYVLQCLDYLDNIDIYKDRIGMFHVKDAEFNPTGRQGVYGGYQSWVDRAGRFRSLGDGQVDFGAVFSKMAANDFDGWAVVEWECCLKHPEDGAREGADFVKAHIIRVTEKAFDDFADGGSDEAANRKMLGIN, encoded by the coding sequence ATGAAAACCATAAAGGGTCCGGCGTTGTTTCTCGCCCAGTTTGCGGGGGACGAAGCGCCGTTCAATTCCTGGGCATCGATCACGAAATGGGCCGCGGATTGCGGCTATCTTGGCGTTCAGGTACCCAGTTGGGACAGCAGGCTGATCGACCTTGAAAAGGCAGCCAGTTCCAAGACCTATTGCGACGAATTCATTGGGACAGCGCGCGAGAACGGTGTCGAGATCACCGAGCTTTCGACCCACTTGCAGGGCCAGCTCGTTGCCGTGCACCCGGCCTATGACACGGCTTTCGACGGCTTTGCCGCGCCGCATGTCCATGGCAATCCTGCCGCCCGTCAGGCCTGGGCGGTCGACCAGGTCAAACTGGCCCTGGCCGCAAGCCGCAATCTCGGCATTTCAGCCCACGCCACCTTTTCCGGCGCGCTCGCCTGGCCCTATGTCTATCCGTGGCCGCAGCGTCCTGCCGGACTGATCGAAACCGCATTTGACGAACTTGCCAGACGCTGGCGTCCGATCCTCGACTATGCCGAGGAAATGGGGGTTGATGTCTGTTACGAAATTCACCCGGGTGAGGATCTGCATGACGGCATCACCTTCGAGATGTTCCTGGAGCGCGTCAACGGTCACGACCGCTGCAAGATGCTCTACGATCCGTCCCACTATGTGCTGCAGTGCCTTGATTATCTGGACAATATCGACATCTACAAGGACCGGATCGGCATGTTCCACGTCAAGGATGCCGAGTTCAACCCGACCGGACGTCAGGGTGTTTATGGCGGCTACCAGTCGTGGGTCGACCGCGCCGGACGCTTCCGCTCCCTTGGCGATGGTCAGGTCGATTTCGGAGCCGTCTTTTCCAAGATGGCCGCGAATGATTTCGATGGCTGGGCCGTGGTTGAGTGGGAATGCTGCCTGAAGCACCCTGAAGACGGGGCCCGGGAAGGCGCGGACTTCGTGAAGGCTCACATCATCCGCGTGACCGAAAAGGCCTTTGACGATTTCGCCGACGGCGGCAGTGACGAGGCAGCCAACCGGAAAATGCTCGGAATCAACTAG
- a CDS encoding Gfo/Idh/MocA family protein, with translation MAIEGKDTVQTRPIRLGMVGGGKDAFIGAVHRIAARIDGAYDLVAGALSSTPEKALESGRALGLKEDRIYGSFEEMAKREARLKDGIEAVAIVTPNHMHYPAAKEFLKRGIHVICDKPLTSTLADAKKFVKAAESSDALFFLTHNYTGYPMVRQAREMVASGDLGTIRVVQVEYPQDWLTVEQHNKQADWRTDPARTGLGGSTGDIGTHAYNLACFITGQSAESLAADLQSFVPGRQVDDNGHVMLRYASGARGMLWCSQVAPGNENNLKIRIYGDKAGLEWHQEDPNYLHYTPFGKPKQLLTRGGAGMLDSIASATRVPPGHPEGYLEGFANLYKDAADAIRAHQSGKDASSLVPGITDGLAGVRFVDACVRSSAKNAAWVKLDG, from the coding sequence ATGGCCATCGAAGGAAAAGACACCGTGCAGACGCGCCCGATCCGGCTCGGCATGGTCGGCGGCGGCAAGGATGCCTTTATCGGCGCCGTTCACCGAATTGCCGCGCGCATCGACGGCGCCTACGACCTGGTGGCGGGCGCCCTGTCTTCCACCCCGGAGAAAGCGCTTGAATCTGGCCGCGCGCTCGGCCTCAAGGAAGATCGCATCTATGGCTCCTTCGAGGAAATGGCCAAGCGTGAAGCCCGGCTGAAAGACGGCATAGAAGCCGTTGCCATCGTCACGCCGAACCACATGCACTATCCGGCGGCGAAGGAATTCCTGAAACGCGGGATCCATGTCATCTGCGACAAGCCTCTGACTTCAACCCTGGCCGATGCCAAGAAATTCGTGAAGGCTGCGGAAAGCTCCGATGCTCTCTTCTTCCTGACGCACAACTACACCGGTTATCCGATGGTTCGGCAGGCACGCGAGATGGTAGCCAGTGGCGACCTCGGCACGATCCGCGTCGTTCAGGTGGAGTATCCCCAGGACTGGCTGACGGTGGAACAGCACAACAAGCAGGCTGATTGGCGTACCGACCCGGCACGTACGGGTCTTGGCGGCTCCACGGGCGATATCGGCACTCATGCCTATAATCTTGCCTGCTTCATCACAGGCCAGTCGGCGGAAAGCCTTGCTGCAGACCTGCAGTCCTTCGTTCCGGGCCGTCAGGTGGATGACAACGGCCACGTGATGCTGCGCTACGCCAGCGGCGCGCGCGGCATGCTGTGGTGTTCGCAGGTGGCACCGGGCAACGAGAACAATCTCAAGATCCGGATCTATGGCGACAAGGCCGGGCTCGAGTGGCACCAGGAAGACCCGAACTATCTCCACTACACGCCTTTCGGAAAGCCGAAGCAACTGCTGACCCGGGGCGGTGCCGGCATGCTCGACAGCATCGCCTCGGCCACACGTGTGCCGCCAGGACATCCGGAAGGCTATCTGGAAGGCTTCGCCAACCTCTACAAGGACGCTGCCGACGCCATCCGTGCCCACCAGTCCGGCAAGGACGCCAGCTCTCTGGTTCCGGGAATCACGGACGGACTTGCCGGCGTGCGCTTTGTCGACGCCTGCGTCCGCTCTTCGGCGAAAAACGCTGCCTGGGTGAAGCTGGACGGATAG